A single window of Nicotiana sylvestris chromosome 3, ASM39365v2, whole genome shotgun sequence DNA harbors:
- the LOC138887738 gene encoding uncharacterized protein, translated as MLCACVIDFGGLWDQLLSLTVFAYNNKYQLSIQMAPYKALCGRRYRSPVRWFEPQEARLLGTDLVPDALDKVMIIQDRLRTAQSRQKSYGDRKVRDVAFMVGERLDKDLSYEEESIASLDRQVRQLRSKSFPSVRVQWRGRPAEASTRKSESGMQSRYPHLFSDSGIIMAANNDLENVPLGDVDGEDEQVEEPLKPKANRRGRVPHDNVPAPPPPSP; from the exons atgctttgtgcttgtgtcattgactttggaggcttgtgggatcagttgTTGTCTTTAACAgtgtttgcctacaacaacaagtACCAATtgagtatccaaatggctccttataaggctttatgTGGTAGGCGGTATCGCTCGCCGGTCAGATGGTTTGAGCCGcaagaggctcggttgttgggtacagatctagtaccggatgccttggacaaggtcatgatcattcaggataggcttcgtacagctcagtccaggcaaaagagttatggcgaccgtaaggttcgtgatgtggcattcatggttggcgagcgg ttggacaaggacttgtcatatgaggaggagtcgaTAGCTAGTTTAGACCgtcaggttcgtcagttgagatcgaagagtttcccttctgttcgtgttcagtggagaggtcggcctgctgaggcatcgaccagGAAGTCCGAGTCTggtatgcagagccgttatcctcatcttttctccgactcag GTATAATCATGGCGGCAAATAATGATCTCGAAAATGTGCCTTTGGGGGATGTGGACGGCGAGGATGAGCAAGTCGAAGAGCCTCTTAAACCAAAAGCCAATCGAAGAGGCCGAGTGCCTCATGATAATGTGCCCGCTCCACCCCCACCTTCACCATGA
- the LOC138886892 gene encoding uncharacterized protein, producing MEEKFEEQKATIRQEVVADVLARLQHSGIDIDANIILAALGDNSLGEASSAQQTALQPIHRPSTATNKEGQLIPGASIADESSDEDLT from the exons ATGGAGGAAAAATTTGAGGAACAAAAGGCAACTATCCGTCAAGAAGTTGTTGCAGATGTCCTTGCACGTCTTCAGCATTCAGGAATTGATATTGATGCTAACATTATTCTTGCAGCATTGGGTGATAATTCATTAGGAGAAGCTTCATCTGCTCAGCAAACAGCATTGCAACCAATCCATCGTCCCTCTACTGCTACCAACAAAGAAGGCCAACTCATTCCAG GTGCATCGATTGCGGATGAAAGCAGTGATGAAGACCTTACTTGA